The genomic DNA ATATGTGCCAAAAAAATGTATTCATCATATAGGGGGAGAATCGTATGAAGAAATTCAGTTCGCTTAAGTCTTTATTTGTATGTACTTTATTATTTTCGGCTGTAGTAACAGGGTGTAGTTCAAAGACAGGCAATGCAGATGCAAAAAGTAAAAATACGAATGAAAAGAAAATTGTTGTATATAGTGCAGGGCCAAAAGGGTTAGCAGAAAAAATTCAAAAAGACTTTGAAAAGAAAACAGGTATAAAAGTAGAAATGTTTCAAGGAACAACAGGTAAGATTTTAGCGAGAATGGAAGCTGAAAAGAAAAATCCAGTCGTTGATGTAGTCGTACTTGCATCATTACCAGCGATGGAAGGATTAAAGAAAGAGGGTCAAACGTTAGCTTATAAAGAAGCGAAACAAGCTGATAAGCTGCGTTCTGAATGGTCAGATGATAAAGGACATTATTTCGGGTATAGTGCTTCAGCATTAGGGATTGTGTACAATACAAAAAATGTGAAGACAGCGCCTGAAGATTGGAGCGATATAACGAAAGGGGAATGGAAAGGAAAAGTGAATCTTCCAGATCCAGCACTTTCAGGTTCAGCTTTAGACTTTGTAACAGGATATGTGAAAAAGAATGGAAAAGATGGATGGAATTTATTTGAACAGCTTAAGAAAAATGAAGTTACAGTAGCAGGAGCAAATCAAGAAGCTTTAGATCCAGTAGTAACAGGTGCGAAAGATATGGTAATTGCAGGTGTTGATTATATGACGTACAGCGCAAAAGTAAAGGGTGAACCGGTTGATATCGTATATCCAAAAAGCGGAACAGTTATTAGCCCACGTGCAGCGGGGATTATGAAGGATAGTAAAAATGTAGAGGGTGCAAAAGAGTTTATTGATTATTTATTATCAGATGATGTGCAAAAACAAGTTGCTAAAGCGTATTTATTGCCAGGTAGAACAGATATAAAAGCTGAAAATAGACCGAATGTAGAAGAGATTCCAGTATTAAATATTGATTGGAAAACAGTTGAGAAAGAGCAAGATGAAATAGGAAAACAATTTAAGAAAGTATTTCAATAAGATGGTGATTCCATGGTAAATCGATTCATATCAGTAAGACAAGTTGGAATGACGGTAGCGTTATTACTTGTGGCGATGTTAATCGTCATTCCGCTTTTTCTCATTTTATTTTCTAGTATATATGAAAATAGCAGCTGGAACTTTTTAAAGCCTTTTGAAGTGATGCAGAGTGGTGGATTAGCTGGGATTTTTCTAAACTCGATGCTTCTAGGTGTACTCGTTGTAATAGGAGCTACAATATTTGCATTTCCATTGGCGTTTATTATGAGGAAAACAGATGTAGGAAAGTATAGTAAGTTAGATATTGTTTTTATGATTCCATTTATGACACCGCCGTATATTGGATCAATGGGCTGGATTTTGTTCATGCAACCTAACGGCTATTTTGAACAATTTTTTCCGATGCTAAAGACAGTTTCATCATCGTTTTTTAGTTTAGGAGGTATGGTCTTAATTATGAGTCTGCATTTATTCCCATTCCTTTATTTCATGCTGAAAAACACGTTACTTCAGATTGGGAGTAGTAAAGAAGAAGCTGCAGCAGTTCATGGCGGAAGTTTTCTCTATCGTTTAAGAAAAATAATATTGCCGTTATTAGTATCAAGTTATGTAATGGGTGCTTTACTCATTTTCGTAAAGACGATTGCTGAATTTGGAACACCGGCTACATTCGGACGTAGAATAGGATTCCACGTGTTAACATCAGAAATCCATAAATTTATTTCGAGTTGGCCAATTGATTTTAGTAGTGCAACAGCATTATCTTCTTTATTACTTAGTGCTTGTATGCTCATTTGGTATATGCAAAATGTATTGAATCGAAAGTATTCATATGCAATGGTTAGTGGAAAAGGTGTGAAATCTAAAAGATATACTTTGTCTATATTTACGCGCGTTGTAGCATGGATGTATGTAATTGGTTTATTAATCGTATCAATTGGAATTCCATACTTTTCTATACTGATTGCTTCTTTGTCAAAATTAAGAGGCGGCGGTTTACATGTAAATAACTTTACAACAAGCCATTATGAGGCATTGTTTACAATGGGATCTCCGGGATTAGAGGCTTTATGGAATAGTTTTCTTTTTTCACTCGTAACAGCGATTATTGCGGTAATGATTGGAGTCTTTTTGGCACTTATGATTCGAAAGGGGAAAAAAAACTCTGAAAAATGGCTCGATATGTGCGGTATGTTACCCAATATGGTACCAGGAATCGTTATGGTTGTAGGTCTTATTCTATTTTGGAATTCACCATATATGCCCCTGTCAATTTACAATACACCAGTCATGGTTATCGTAACGTATGTTGTGCTGTTTTTACCTTACACGGTGCAATATGTAAAATCATCACTCGGACAAATTGATGATTCTCTCATGCAGGCAGGAAGTGTTTTTTCGGGAAATTATATTTATATTTTTAGAAAAATAATATTGCCTCTTATTATCCCAGGCATTCTTGCTGGATGGGCGATGACATTTACAATTTCGATAAGAGAGTTAGTAGCATCGCTTCTCGTATTACCTCCATCAGTAGAAACGTCAGCAACGTTTATTTTTGCTCAATTTGAACAGGGTGAAGTATCTATAGGCATGGCGATGGCCGTTGTTTCTGTTGGACTTACAACAATGTGCTTATTACTGCTACAACATATGGAGCAAAAGCGAAAAGGGGTAGCATGATGAGGATAGAAGTATGGGGTGGGGCAGGAGAATACGGTCGCTCCTGCTATTTTGTAAAAAATAAAGAGACGAAAATAGTATTTGATTGTGGTATTAATCGATCTTATGAGGATAGTTATCCAAAAATAGAGAGAGAAGCTGTTCCATTTTTAGATGCGGTATTTTTATCACATATTCATGAAGATCATACGATGGGTTTACCTTTATTAGCGAAGTATGGATATAAGAAAAAAATTTGGACGACTCGTTATACGAAGGAGCAACTGCCGTTATATTATGAAAAATGGAGAAACTATAATGTGATGCAAGGGTGGAATTTACCTTATAGCGACCAACACATAAAAGATTTAAATTATGTATGTATTGATGAGATTAGTAATCCAAATGAATGGATACAAATTACTCCTACATTGCGGTTTCAGTGGGGATATAGTGGGCATGTATTAGGAGCTGTTTGGTTTTTAGTTGATTTGTGTAATACATACGTGTTCTATTCCGGCGATTATTCAGCAGAGTCTAATATACTACGAGCTAATTTACCTGAGAAATTGGGCCACAATATAAAAGTTGCAATTGTAGATGCCGCTTACCACACAGATGATGTTTCGCAAAATGAAAGATTAGATGATCTATGTGCAGAAATTGAGCGAGTTATGCAGAATAAAGGAATAGCATTGCTACCGCTGCCACAACTTGGTAGGGCGCAAGATATAGTATTGTATTTATATGAACGATATAAAGAATTTCCGCTTATAGTAGATAAAGAAATTTTGGCTGGATTTGAAGAGATGTTCATATATAAAGATTGGATAAAAAATAATGAAGAACTTAAATGGATTATGGAGAGTTTAAAAAGAAACATAATAGTGATGGATAATGACATTAGTATGCAAAATAGTTATGGAATAGTTGTAATGAGTGATGCGAATATGCAAACGAAACGAGCACAGTTATGCTATGAACAGCTTCGGAATGAAAAACGTAATTCCGTTATTTTTACTGGGCATATTGCGAAAGGGAGTTTTGCAGAAAGAGTTATGAAAGAACATGTAAGGAGTACATGTAGGGTGAAGCGAGTTCCGTATAAAGTTCACCAAAGTATAAAAGACGTTAAAGAGATGTTAAATACATTATTACCAGAACATACGGTGCTAGTGCATGCTTTGAAAGAGGATACGGATCGATTACAACAAAAGCTAAGTACAGCAGGATATGAAAATGTATATTCACTTGCAATGGAACGTATAGAAGTCATTTAAAATGTAAAGGGGATAGGTATATGAAAAAAGTATTTGTATTCGTAAGTATTTTCTTTTGTTGTTTTCTTTATAACGTTAAGGAAGGGTTTGCTGCTAGTCCAATGAAACCTAGTTTTGAAGTAAAGTTATTATTGAAGCCAGAACAAGTATTAGGTTATAACAAAGAGATGAAGCAAGAGGTGCTAGAACATTTCCAGGCTGGTACAAAATATGAAAGAATACAAGTACAATTTTTAGATACTGCAAATAAAAGTTTAAGTGATGAAGGTTGGTTTGCTAGAATTCGAAAGAAAGAATTTAGTAAAGATTTTGAACTAACATATAAAAAAAGATATCCTATTCAAAATGGTGTAATTCAAGATGCACTAGAAGTAGCTAAAAAAGAAGGATTCGATAGTAATACGGATAGTTATGAGGCGGAAATAGATTGGGGATTTGAGAAGAAAACATTAAGCATTTCAAATAAGAAAAGTTACAGTGCTAAAGGATATGGAATACTTGATTTACCAAATGAACAAGCTGCTCAAAATATGTTAATGGAAAAATTACCAGGGAAAATGAACAGATGGTTGTATACAAATTGGGGAGAAGAGATGTTAAAGAATTCCCGTATTTACGGTCCTGTATTAATGAAACGATATACAGGAGAGTTTGAAAACATAAAAGCAAATATTGAAATTTGGCCATTAAGTAATACCGGAAAATTAGAAGATGACTTCGTAATAGAAGTGTCATTTAAAACAAATGAAGAAAGTATTGCGACAAAACAAAGGGAATTATTAATGGCGAGTTTAGAGAAAAAAGGCTGGTTGTTACCGAAAGATAGTTTGAAGACAGAGCTTATTTTTCAGTAAATAGTAAAAAGGAATCCATATGCCATGGATTCCTTTTTATATATGAGTATTAAGCTAAATCAGCTGACACGAACATATCACTATTTTGAAGATTTTTAGAGCGTAAACTATAAGCAACTACCTTCGTTTTATATTGTTTTACAACATCAACATGCTCTTCATGACTGTAAATATAAAATGTGAAATCTTTTTTACCACGTTTTGCATTGATAATTAAAGGAGTGCCTTCATTATGGGGTGGTGCATAATAGCGATCTAAAAATAAACCTTCGTTAAAATCATGAATAATTTTTGATTTCTGTTCGCCTTCTACGTTATTTCCGTGAATTGTAATAGTCACATTCTCTTCTTCAAGTTTTGGATGTGTTTCGTACTTGCTAATAATGGATTCAATAACAGTGTTAGGAAGGCTAGAAACGATAATTTTAAATGCCCCAAATACAACTAACATTACAATAAACCAAGTCGTCATAGTAATCATCCCCTTTATTCTATTTAATAATATAACTCATATGGTAATAGTACATATGGTGAAGTTTTGTATAATTTGTGAAAAATATGCCATTTTTACGAATGAAATATTAGAAAAATCAATTTTGTTACAAAAAGTTGAAATTGAAGTATTTTAAAAGAAAAAGGTTTATAATAAAAATATAACTAATAACCACATTACTAATTATAAGGAAGTGTAACTATGAGTACTGTAGCAATCGTATATGGTATTATTCTTTCCACAATTATTGTTTTGTTTTTTGTTGGGGTTTCACGTTATATTCATAAATGGAAAGAAAGCGTTGCGAAATTAAATCACATTGAAGAAGAACTTAGTGATTTAATGTTACATCATGGTAAATAAAAAGATAATTTTTTAACGAAACAATGTGAAGGATATCACAAAACATGCTTTCCTAATGAAGGCATGTTTTTTTGTTGTGTGAAAGTTAGACATATTCATGAGATTTTCCATACAATACAGTGTGAAATAAAAAAATGATTCTTTGCTTGTAGGAATATTTATTCGTTTTTGTATAATTTTGTAATTTAGTTCGGTATAATTATGATATAGAAGGAAATTTGTTAGAGGGGGTATATTGTGAACATATTAAAGATTATAGGAATAATTGCAGGAGTCATTATAGTAGCTGTTATAGCTTTCTTTGTTATTATGAATTACTATTTGTCAAAAGAAGATCCTGATTACGTATTAAAGTACATAAAAGAACATAAAGAAGATGAAACATGTTCATTACTTATTAAAAGAAATGGAGAAGTATTAACTTCTATAAATGAAAATAAAAAATTGCCATTAGCAAGTATGGCAAAAATCGTAATAGCAGTTGAATTTGCTAAGCAAGTTTCAGAAGGAAAAATAAGTCGTGATGAACAAATTTCATTGCACGAGCTAGAAAAATATTACGTTAAAGATACTGATGGTGGAGCACATCCTAACTGGTTAGAAGATGCCAAAGCGAGAGAATTAGTGAAAAATGGACAAATCGCTTTAGAAGAAGTCGCTAAAGGAATGATTCATTATAGTTCTAATGCAAATACAACATATTTGTTAGAAAAGCTTGGAATAGAAAGAGTAAATGAAAGTATAAAAGAGTTAGAGCTTACTAGTCATGATAAGTTCACTTCTTATACGGCTGCACTATATATGAGAGGATACGTAGAAAAAGAACTTCATGTGCCAGAAAATCAGTCATTAAAAACGTTACGTAACATGTCAAAAGATGAATATAATAAACATGTGTTACAAATACAGGAATGGATGAAAGATGAGGAAGAATGGAAAAAGCGGGATATTCCATTAAAAGTAGATATGGAATTTCAGCGAATTTGGTCAGATCGATTAGTGGGTGCAAACGCTAAAGATTATATGAGTATAATGGAAAAAATAAATAGTAGAAATTATTTTCCTAAATTAATGCAAGAAGAAATCGAGAATATTTTCAAAGGCACAGTTGATAATAGTAAGTTAGAATTTGCGGGGCAAAAAGGTGGATCTACCGCATTCGTATTGACCAAAAGTTTGTATAGTACAGATAAGAAAGGTAATAAGATAGAAGCTGTCATTATGTTTAACGATATAGAAAATCAAGTTGTATATCAAAAGCTGAGAAATAATATAAATTATTTTATTCAAGATGCTATAACAGATGAAGAGTTTAGAAATAAATTATAATGAAATAATTTTATTATGTAAACAACATGCTATTAAAGGTAGGTATTGAGATGAGGTTGAATGAGTATATGCTTGAAACGTTTCCGAATTTAGAACTTAGACCACCTCTATTTTATAATTGGGATATTGGTATTCGTTTTAGATTAGGTGTGGACTATGATTGTAATAACATTTATGAAAATTGTCTATATTTAGAAGGCGTTTATAAAAGGACGATTACTTTATTTCAGTCTTTACATTCAACAAAAGATGATATTTATATTGTAGTGGATGTAAATGACCATGCAAACGGTGAAACTTTCAAACAGAAATTGAATATCTTTTCTAAGTATGTCAAAGAGAAGTCCGATTTGTTTAAGTTACAGAAAAATACAATCCCTTATGTTTTTCCAGATGAAGATGAAGATGAAGATGGAGCATATAAAACACATAGATATACTTTGAAATGTGAAATCTCTGACTTTACATACATTCCTATGTTAAAAGCAATTTGTAATCAAGATATGGGAATAAAACCGAGTATTTTTCATAGGGTGTATTTTATAAATGTTAACAAGAATACTATATTTCACGTTTATGATGATAGAGGTTGTGATGTATTAGCTATCTCTCCTGATACAATTAGGGATATTTATAATACATATAATGATTGGATATTAGAATACGATAGAAATAAAATTGATAAAGTATTTAATTGGATGTAGTCTATTTTAATTGAGGGAAATACCATATGAGGTGTTTCCCTTTTATTAATATGAAAATCAACATTTAAATTTGACAGTACTTATAATAAAGGTAAAGGGATTTGATGGTAATGTATTGAATTTGGATAAAAACGGAAAAGGGAGATGAATAAATGACGACAATCTATTTCGTTCGCCATGCCCACTCTACATATACAAAAGAAGAAAGGGAACGACCTTTATCTGAAAAAGGGCACTGTGATGCAGAGAATGTAACGCATTTATTAAAAGATAAACATATTGATGTTGTTATTTCTAGTCCGTACAAAAGAGCGATCCAAACTGTACAAGGAATTGCGAATACATATAAATTATTAATACAAACAGAAGAAGATTTGCGTGAAAGATTATTGAGTACAGAGCCAGTAGCAGATTTTAATGTTGCTATGCAGAATGTGTGGAAAGATTGGAGTTTTGCATACGAAGGCGGAGAATCGAGTGATGTCGCACAAAGGCGCGCTGTAATATGTATGCAAAATATATTAAAACAATATGAAGGTAAGAACATTGTAATAGGTACGCATGGGAATATTATGGTATTACTAATGAATTATTTTAATTCGAAATATGATTTTGAGTTTTGGAAAACACTTCATATGCCTGATGTGTATAAATTAAATTTTGATAAAAATCGCTTCATTTCTGCTGAAAGAATAGAGAAAACAGGTCATCGGTTAAATATTTTGTAAAAGTTTATCAAAAAAAGAGGAAACAGAGAAGTTATTGTAGAAGTATGACTTTGTAACATAAAAAATATATGTTAAAGGAGGCTGTTTACATGTTTGAGAAAGAGAAAGAAGGGCTTATTGAAGTTCAAAACGTATATGAAATTGCACCAGAAGATGGAACAATTATTGGTATGGCAACGGAAGAAGAAATGGAAATTGCTGCTGAACTAGAGTTACAGTACTATGCTCATTCTCGTTTGTTAGAAGCAAATATTCAGTTAGACGGTTCCTCCTACAAAGAGTTACTTCAGGAGTTCCAGGAGTACGAAAGAAAATCAATGAGCTTTTGGCGAGCGATACATAAACGTTTAGCTGTGCCATGGGCGTGGGTACTACGTATTGATGTTGCGAATGGCCCTATATATGTAAGTAATGGTAGTTCATATTACGAAGAAATCGATGATGAAGAAGATTATGAATAGAAGATAAGTAAGGAAGCAGCTTTAGTTGCTTCCTTTTTTGATTTGTAAGAAATGAATTGCTTCAATAATAATATCTGGTCGATCATTTTCTATACCGTGACTAGCATGTTGGGCAAGAATATAGTGGCTGTTAGTTGAGAGGTGTAATTGTTCATGAATTAGTTCTTGCCACATTGCTTCAAGTTGTGTTGCTTCCTCTTTTGGCATGCCACCATTAGTCAATTGAGTAATAGAATATTGAGGATCTCTACCGATAACGATTAATGGTATTTCTAATGTTTTACATAGCTCTTTTAGTGAGAGAGCACAGTTTTTCCACTCAGATAGTTCAGAAGCTGTCGCTTTATATAATGAGGCGGAGGTAGAGAATTCAATTTGCTGTTTTGATTGATTGGCGAGCATAGATTTTAGTTCATTATAAAGTGTGTCTACATCCATTTTGGAATACATATTATATTTTTGAAACCAAACATCATCAGAATCAGTTTGATCAGAAATTGGTAAATGAAGTTCATCTAAACGGTGTAAGTTCATCGAAGTAGAATCAACTAAAATAAGTGCTTGCAGCTTATCTTCATGTAACATCGCAAAATGTTGTGCACATAATCCTCCGTAGGAATGACCGATTAGAATAAATGGCTCTTGAATAGCTAGTTTGTTTAGTAACATATGTAGCTCTTTTGTAACTTGCCTTATTGTACGCGGCTGATGGCCTACATCACTTTTTCCGTAACCTGGGCGATGGTATGAAACGACTGTAAAGTACTCTGAAAGCTTTTCTATAATAGGAAACCAATCATAAAATGAGCAACTCATTCCGGTTTGAATGACTACAGTTTGTTTACCACTTCCTTTTATATGTACTTCTATATTTTGCCCCATTATTTCTACAAATTTATGAATGTTAATTCCTCCTAAGCTTGAAATAATTTTTGACAAGCAAAAACGATACACCAAACACCTATACCGAGTAGGACAGATGTACTAAGTGTAAATGAATTTTTTAAACCAATATAGACGATAAATAATAGTAGTGCTGATGCGGGGAATCCATATAATACCCCTAAAGCAAATTGACTTAATTCTTGTTTATTCCCGCCTTCGAATGAAATCCAAAATAGACTAAGTAAACTAACGAGTGGAAGGGCAGCAATAAAGCCACCTATCGTACTGAAATGTTTAGCAACTTCAGTGATAACGCCGATAATAAGTGCCGAAACGATTACTTTAACGAGGAAATGCATATTTTGCCTCCTTCGCTAATAACGAAAATGCTTTTTCAATTAATTGTTGTTCTTCTTTTGATAACTGTGATTCTAATATTTTTATCTTTTCTTTATCCAGTAAAGTATGTTTTTCTAATACTTCAATCCCTTCAATTGTTAATGTAAGGTTTACCACTCTTTCATCTTGTTTATTTCTCTCTTTAACGATGAAGCCCTTTTGAATAAGGCGCTTTATGTGTTCAGACGCTGTGTTATGAGAAAGACTAAGCTCAGTAGCGACTTTTCCAATTGTTATATCTTTCTCACGAGAAACGATTTGTAAAATACGAATTGCTTGGTGGGAAAGGTTGTCCTCGTATTCGTATCGTAAGTGATAATAAATGCTCTCCCAATGTTGATTAATGTTGTTCATAATAATAAATCCCCTTTTTATATCGTATAGTAAGATATATTCGTTATTTTAGAAATAAAATCCTTTTATTTGGATAAAAAATGTTGAAAAAGTTTATTTTTATTGAAATATAAGGTAATCTATGTGTAAAGGTATACATTTAGCAAGAGAGAGGATGATAGCTGTGAATACATTCAAATGGATTAGTCATGAACAGATGTATGTAGATGAAATACATGTTGAAAAATGTGGTCCTCTTTCAGTCGGCGTATATGGGGGGAATCAAGAGAGTGATGCATATGAACGAGGAGATGCGGTGCTTGCTTGGTGGGATCCTGAATTACAATTTGAATTTGTTATGATTTTTGATACACATCACAAAACAAAAAATATAGATTATATAATAGAAGCGATTTCGGCAAGAAAAGAAAAACTAAAGGAGTTATTCTCATATCCAATACATTTAGCTTTTCATCATACACATATGTACTTATTAGCGTTATTTACAGATGAGTTATTTATTAAAAAATGTGATCAAGATGATGAGGAACTCGCTTGCTTAATTTGTTTACGAAAAGGCGAATTTTTATATTGGTTATCAGTTGGTGATTGTTTCGCGTATTTATTCCATTCTGAGAAAACGAAAAATGGAAAAGGACGATTAAATAAACGGAAAAATTACGAATATATTGGTAGGAAAAATATTTTTGCAGCAAATACACCTTGCTTTACGTCAGGTGTAAGAGGATTAGAAAAAGGAATGAATCACATTGTAATGGCAACAGATGGTATTTTAGAGTGTGACAAACGAAGGTTTGATGATGATCAATCTTTAGTAGAAATATTACACGACGGAAGTTGCTTGCAGATTGAGCCCGTATTAACAAATGTATTGCAGTGGAAAGGTAGAGATTGTGCCACGATTATTGGATGGTCTATTGATACTGATAATAAACAATGTGCTAATTAATATAAAAGGAGTTCAAGGTTTTTATCCTTGAACTCTTTTTTGTTAAGCAATATGAATATGATATGTTTTCAACCATTCATTTACTTGTAGCATATACTCCATGGCACTTCTTGCCTCAAAATTGTTAATCTCTTTATTACTTTGATTAGCAATTGAAAGTAAGATGGAATGGTTAATAAGTGAGAAAATAGGATTGTTTTTATTGCTACACATATCAAGTGTTAAATTACGGATTGTTTGTAAGTAGTGTGGATCTTGTGAAGTTGGATAAGCACTTTTTCTTCTATTGCGTACATCGTCAGGTAAAGCTGGTTGTAGTGCTCTACGTAAAATGCCTTTTTCAATATTATCAATACTTTTTATGTTGAAAGGAACATTCCATAAATATTCAACTAATCTATAATCGCAAAACGGTACACGAACTTCAAAACCAACAGCCATACTCATACGATCTTTACGGTCAAGTAAGAAAGGAAGGAATCTCGTTAAAAATAAATAAAACATTTGGCGTTGTTTCGCGGATTTTTTACTTTCCCCTTCAAGAGTAGGTACTTCATGAACAGCTTCATGGAATCTTTTATTGATATAGTGTTCAGGATTACATTGCTTTGTTACTTCGTTTAATAATAGAGAAGATGTGTTTTTCCAGTTTGTTAACCATGGAAACTTATCTACATACAGTAGTTCTTCTTGATGAAACCAAGGATATCCCCCGAATACTTCATCAGCCGATTCACCAGATAAAGCTACGGTTGCATCTTTTTTCATTTCGCAAAATAGTAAATATAGTGAAGTTTCCATTTCGCCTGCACTTGGCAAATCTTTCGCATGGAGGGGAACGAATAAGTGATTTGCTAATTCTTCAGCATTCACAATAATGTCATGATGCGATGTCCCTACATGTTCGGAAACACGTTTTACCCAAGGAGCGTCTAAGCCAGTGCGAGCAAATGTCAGCTCGAAATCTTTGGCGCTATTTAAAAAGTCGATTGAATACGTGTGAAGTGTTTCGTGCTCCTCTGCAAATTCTTTACCTGCAAGTGCAGTAATACCGCTAGAGTCTAATCCGCCTGATAACATACAAACGAGAGGAACATCGGCAATTAATTGTCTTTTTACTGTGTCTTGTAAAATAGATAAAATATGCGAAGATGTATCTTCTATAGAGTCTGTATGGATCTTACTTTCTAAATTCCAATACTTCGTAACTACTTTTTTATGACGTGTAAATGTTATAGAATGTCCAGCACGTACTTCTTGAATATGCTTAAACACACCACATCCTGGAGTGCGAAATAAGCCTAATCCAAATATTTCATTTATTCCATCCGCATCAATTTCAGCAGGGACAGATGGATGCGCTAATAATGCTTTAATTTCAGAGCCGAAAATAATACTGCCATTTCTTTCTGTAAAAAAGAGCGGTTTTACACCTAAATGATCTCGTACTAAAAACAATTGTTGCTTCTGTTCATCCCATAATGCAAAAGCGAAAATTCCGTTTAAATGTCGTACGCAGTCTTCTTTCCATTCTAAATAAGCATGTAGTAATACTTCTGTATCTGAATGAGTTTCAAATGTATGACCACATTTTTGAAGTTGCTCTCTCAGTTCACGGAAATTATAAATTTCTCCATTATAAGTAAGAGCATACGTATAATCACCAGCACGAAATGTCTTCGGCTGCGTCCCGCCTTCTGGATCAATAACAATTAAACGTCGGTGTGCAAAGGCCGCGCGAGGTGAAAACCAAAATCCTTCAGCATCAGGAC from Bacillus cereus G9842 includes the following:
- a CDS encoding alpha/beta fold hydrolase, which codes for MYRFCLSKIISSLGGINIHKFVEIMGQNIEVHIKGSGKQTVVIQTGMSCSFYDWFPIIEKLSEYFTVVSYHRPGYGKSDVGHQPRTIRQVTKELHMLLNKLAIQEPFILIGHSYGGLCAQHFAMLHEDKLQALILVDSTSMNLHRLDELHLPISDQTDSDDVWFQKYNMYSKMDVDTLYNELKSMLANQSKQQIEFSTSASLYKATASELSEWKNCALSLKELCKTLEIPLIVIGRDPQYSITQLTNGGMPKEEATQLEAMWQELIHEQLHLSTNSHYILAQHASHGIENDRPDIIIEAIHFLQIKKGSN
- a CDS encoding DUF3147 family protein, with the translated sequence MHFLVKVIVSALIIGVITEVAKHFSTIGGFIAALPLVSLLSLFWISFEGGNKQELSQFALGVLYGFPASALLLFIVYIGLKNSFTLSTSVLLGIGVWCIVFACQKLFQA
- a CDS encoding MarR family winged helix-turn-helix transcriptional regulator, with the protein product MNNINQHWESIYYHLRYEYEDNLSHQAIRILQIVSREKDITIGKVATELSLSHNTASEHIKRLIQKGFIVKERNKQDERVVNLTLTIEGIEVLEKHTLLDKEKIKILESQLSKEEQQLIEKAFSLLAKEAKYAFPR
- a CDS encoding protein phosphatase 2C domain-containing protein — its product is MCKGIHLARERMIAVNTFKWISHEQMYVDEIHVEKCGPLSVGVYGGNQESDAYERGDAVLAWWDPELQFEFVMIFDTHHKTKNIDYIIEAISARKEKLKELFSYPIHLAFHHTHMYLLALFTDELFIKKCDQDDEELACLICLRKGEFLYWLSVGDCFAYLFHSEKTKNGKGRLNKRKNYEYIGRKNIFAANTPCFTSGVRGLEKGMNHIVMATDGILECDKRRFDDDQSLVEILHDGSCLQIEPVLTNVLQWKGRDCATIIGWSIDTDNKQCAN
- the asnB gene encoding asparagine synthase (glutamine-hydrolyzing), with the protein product MCGITGWVNWNKDLSNEHVILEKMANSIQHRGPDAEGFWFSPRAAFAHRRLIVIDPEGGTQPKTFRAGDYTYALTYNGEIYNFRELREQLQKCGHTFETHSDTEVLLHAYLEWKEDCVRHLNGIFAFALWDEQKQQLFLVRDHLGVKPLFFTERNGSIIFGSEIKALLAHPSVPAEIDADGINEIFGLGLFRTPGCGVFKHIQEVRAGHSITFTRHKKVVTKYWNLESKIHTDSIEDTSSHILSILQDTVKRQLIADVPLVCMLSGGLDSSGITALAGKEFAEEHETLHTYSIDFLNSAKDFELTFARTGLDAPWVKRVSEHVGTSHHDIIVNAEELANHLFVPLHAKDLPSAGEMETSLYLLFCEMKKDATVALSGESADEVFGGYPWFHQEELLYVDKFPWLTNWKNTSSLLLNEVTKQCNPEHYINKRFHEAVHEVPTLEGESKKSAKQRQMFYLFLTRFLPFLLDRKDRMSMAVGFEVRVPFCDYRLVEYLWNVPFNIKSIDNIEKGILRRALQPALPDDVRNRRKSAYPTSQDPHYLQTIRNLTLDMCSNKNNPIFSLINHSILLSIANQSNKEINNFEARSAMEYMLQVNEWLKTYHIHIA